One genomic window of Trichlorobacter lovleyi includes the following:
- a CDS encoding L,D-transpeptidase family protein, protein MKYSFFALCALVCSLASSGAALADQRSDAMAMLAKLRQEGIANRLPDEMRSLDSALATAEMYYQLNDQKNAERYYQLAIQKGAVIQQRLLAAIPAPETSTAPPGSLANGAPSDKARPNLPALVQTPASSVTMPVSPPQQQTLVQPEAEEPRPFSSARLVGTAGIYTVAKGDTLRLVAAKLGVSRTRLAAMNGLSHKDALKVGQLLHYNNQRIIPPHRTRDGIVINIPDRMLYLFQQGSMTFSTAVALGTPTKTDQFVWETPVGKFKIVNKAKDPTWTVPPSIQEEMRLEGKEVITSIPPGKDNPLGKYAMKTSLPGILIHSTTKPWSIYTYASHGCIRVYPERMEELFKLVKPNTAGEIIYKPVKLAVTDDGRVLLEAHVDIYKKTKGLAAEAQALIRAQKLDSRVDWEKVKRVISRKAGVAEEITRSTPETQQAVDVSRSQSPS, encoded by the coding sequence GCGGACCAACGCAGTGATGCCATGGCAATGCTGGCCAAACTCAGGCAAGAGGGTATTGCGAACCGCTTGCCTGATGAGATGCGCAGCCTTGATTCAGCTCTGGCAACAGCGGAGATGTATTACCAGTTGAATGACCAGAAGAATGCCGAACGCTACTATCAACTTGCCATCCAGAAGGGTGCTGTGATTCAGCAACGCCTGCTGGCAGCCATCCCTGCACCTGAGACGAGTACCGCCCCGCCGGGTAGTCTTGCCAACGGCGCCCCTTCAGACAAAGCCCGGCCAAACCTTCCCGCACTTGTCCAAACGCCTGCTTCAAGTGTGACAATGCCGGTTTCTCCTCCCCAGCAACAAACTCTGGTGCAGCCCGAAGCTGAAGAGCCCCGCCCATTCAGTTCAGCCAGACTTGTCGGTACTGCCGGCATATATACTGTGGCAAAAGGTGACACGCTGCGGCTGGTTGCAGCCAAATTGGGTGTCAGCCGGACACGGCTTGCAGCCATGAATGGATTAAGCCACAAGGATGCCCTAAAGGTCGGACAACTTCTGCACTACAATAATCAACGGATCATTCCGCCACACCGGACCCGCGACGGCATCGTCATCAATATACCGGATCGCATGCTCTACCTCTTCCAGCAGGGTAGCATGACCTTCTCCACCGCAGTTGCCCTGGGTACACCGACTAAAACGGATCAGTTCGTATGGGAAACTCCGGTCGGCAAGTTCAAGATCGTCAACAAGGCCAAAGACCCTACCTGGACAGTGCCCCCCTCCATTCAGGAAGAGATGCGTCTGGAGGGCAAGGAAGTGATCACCAGCATCCCGCCCGGCAAGGACAACCCGCTCGGCAAGTATGCCATGAAGACCTCATTGCCGGGCATCCTGATCCACAGCACCACCAAGCCATGGTCAATCTACACCTATGCCAGCCATGGCTGCATCAGAGTGTATCCGGAACGGATGGAGGAGTTATTCAAGCTGGTAAAACCCAATACGGCAGGCGAGATCATTTACAAACCGGTCAAGCTGGCGGTAACCGACGACGGCCGTGTACTGCTCGAAGCCCACGTCGATATTTACAAAAAGACCAAAGGCCTGGCAGCCGAGGCCCAGGCGCTGATCCGCGCCCAGAAACTTGATTCCAGAGTTGACTGGGAAAAAGTAAAACGGGTCATCTCCCGCAAGGCTGGTGTAGCCGAAGAGATCACCCGTAGCACTCCTGAGACACAACAGGCTGTTGATGTAAGCCGTTCTCAGTCCCCTTCATAA
- a CDS encoding penicillin-binding protein 1A — protein MQQEYTRTNRRASGQGGRGFLSTLILIVVTLVVVSLLAVGGYVAFLMAKLPKVDRLADYKPPIVSQVYGDDGTLVGEFYLERRLVVPVNKMPRKLIQAFVAAEDSSFYSHKGIDYFGIIRAAFKNLISMRKKEGASTITQQVTKTMLLTSEKKLSRKIKEAILAKRMEEKLTKDEILYLYLNQIYLGAGSYGVEAAAETYFGKHVEQLNLAEMAILAGLPKAPNTYSPIKHLERAKERQSYVLDRMVAEGFVTQAEADYARRSPLTILPGRRVMNDRVAYFLEQMRIYLEEKYGEDQLYKGGLKIYTTMNAAMQGAAYEAVRSGLKVVDKRQGFRGAVKYLQQAEVEQFCDKVEESIDSAALKVGETYPGVVTAVDPAKGIATVRVGERYGLLDRKGMAWAGKLNLVNSYGKPEKPSRSLVLGAVLDLQVLTPDQNKKGAVFALDQVPEVQGALVSIDPRTGGVKAMIGGYDFRKSQFNRAVQAKRNAGSAFKPIIYAAALEKGFTAATVIDDSPVEYPAGLGKTWSPKNYDNTYRGPVTMREALTHSINVVSVKILNQIGVENAVALAQRLGFTSKIEPNLSLALGAASVSPLELTSAYTAFANKGVHLPPYYIVKVMDSEGRVLEEYHPPAPPEPVVPPASNAEQVVTLTDKPTIAKPAASPLPSAGSMQLARSEQATSPEVAYLITNLMESVVQSGTGHRAAAIKRPVAGKTGTTNEMKDAWFVGYIPQLVTGVWVGFDNQARSLGAGGSGGQAAAPIWADYMLKAVAGLPVQGFEAPETVSVVRVNPKSGKLSRGADGASEAFVRGTEPSVYEGD, from the coding sequence ATGCAGCAGGAATATACAAGAACGAATCGGCGGGCATCCGGTCAGGGAGGCAGGGGCTTTTTATCTACCCTGATCTTGATTGTGGTCACCCTGGTGGTGGTGTCACTGCTGGCGGTGGGGGGCTATGTGGCTTTTCTGATGGCAAAGCTCCCCAAGGTTGACCGTCTTGCCGACTACAAGCCGCCGATTGTGTCGCAGGTGTATGGCGATGACGGGACGCTGGTGGGCGAGTTCTACCTTGAGCGTCGCTTGGTGGTGCCGGTTAACAAAATGCCGCGTAAATTGATCCAGGCCTTTGTCGCTGCAGAAGATTCCAGCTTCTATTCCCACAAGGGGATCGATTATTTTGGTATCATTCGCGCCGCCTTTAAAAATCTTATCTCCATGCGCAAGAAGGAGGGGGCCTCCACCATTACCCAGCAGGTTACCAAGACCATGCTGTTGACCTCTGAAAAGAAGCTCTCCCGCAAGATCAAAGAGGCGATCCTGGCCAAGCGGATGGAAGAAAAACTGACCAAGGACGAAATCCTGTACCTGTATCTGAACCAGATCTATCTGGGGGCCGGTTCCTATGGCGTGGAGGCGGCGGCTGAGACCTATTTCGGCAAGCATGTCGAACAGCTGAATCTGGCGGAGATGGCCATCCTGGCCGGTCTCCCCAAGGCACCTAACACCTATTCGCCGATCAAGCATCTGGAACGGGCCAAAGAACGGCAGTCCTATGTGCTGGACAGAATGGTCGCGGAAGGGTTTGTTACCCAGGCCGAGGCCGATTATGCCCGCCGGAGTCCGCTGACTATCCTGCCCGGCCGTCGCGTCATGAATGACAGAGTGGCCTATTTTCTGGAACAGATGCGGATATATCTTGAGGAAAAATACGGTGAAGACCAGCTGTACAAGGGGGGCTTGAAGATCTATACCACCATGAATGCCGCTATGCAGGGGGCTGCCTATGAGGCGGTCCGCTCCGGGCTGAAGGTGGTGGACAAACGCCAGGGGTTCAGGGGGGCTGTTAAATACTTGCAGCAGGCTGAAGTTGAGCAGTTTTGCGACAAGGTTGAGGAGAGTATTGATTCTGCAGCATTGAAGGTCGGTGAGACCTACCCCGGTGTGGTGACCGCCGTTGACCCGGCCAAGGGGATAGCAACCGTCAGGGTGGGTGAACGCTATGGCCTGCTTGATCGCAAGGGGATGGCCTGGGCCGGCAAGCTGAATCTGGTGAACAGCTACGGCAAGCCGGAAAAACCGTCCAGGTCGCTGGTGCTGGGGGCGGTGCTTGACCTGCAGGTGCTCACCCCGGATCAAAATAAGAAGGGGGCGGTCTTTGCCCTTGACCAGGTGCCAGAAGTACAGGGAGCACTGGTTTCAATCGATCCCCGCACCGGCGGGGTCAAGGCGATGATCGGCGGGTATGACTTCCGTAAGAGCCAGTTTAACCGGGCCGTGCAGGCCAAACGTAATGCCGGCTCAGCCTTCAAGCCGATCATCTATGCAGCTGCCTTGGAAAAAGGGTTTACTGCTGCAACGGTGATTGATGATTCCCCGGTGGAGTACCCGGCCGGTCTGGGTAAGACTTGGTCTCCCAAAAACTACGATAATACCTATCGCGGGCCAGTCACCATGCGGGAGGCGTTGACCCACTCCATCAACGTGGTCAGTGTCAAGATACTCAATCAGATTGGTGTGGAGAATGCGGTTGCCCTGGCTCAGCGGCTGGGCTTTACCTCGAAAATCGAGCCCAACCTGTCCCTGGCCTTGGGGGCTGCCAGTGTTTCCCCGCTGGAGCTGACTTCGGCCTATACCGCCTTTGCCAATAAGGGGGTCCATCTACCGCCGTACTATATTGTAAAGGTTATGGATAGTGAAGGCAGGGTGCTTGAGGAGTATCACCCGCCTGCGCCTCCTGAACCGGTCGTCCCTCCGGCTTCTAATGCGGAGCAGGTCGTGACGTTGACTGATAAACCGACTATAGCAAAACCTGCTGCGTCGCCGTTGCCGTCGGCCGGTTCAATGCAACTCGCCCGCTCAGAGCAGGCCACCTCGCCCGAAGTAGCCTACCTGATTACCAACCTGATGGAGTCAGTCGTGCAGAGCGGCACCGGACACCGTGCCGCTGCCATCAAGCGTCCGGTAGCCGGCAAGACCGGCACCACCAATGAGATGAAGGATGCCTGGTTTGTCGGCTATATACCGCAGCTGGTAACAGGGGTCTGGGTCGGCTTTGACAATCAGGCCCGTTCGTTGGGGGCCGGAGGTTCAGGGGGGCAGGCCGCAGCGCCGATCTGGGCCGACTACATGCTGAAGGCGGTTGCCGGCCTGCCTGTCCAAGGGTTTGAGGCGCCGGAAACCGTCTCCGTGGTACGGGTAAATCCCAAAAGCGGTAAACTCTCACGGGGGGCTGATGGAGCGTCAGAGGCGTTTGTCCGGGGTACAGAACCTTCCGTTTATGAAGGGGACTGA
- a CDS encoding c-type heme family protein, which yields MRITTKLTLIITVLLITLFMALGWNSYQHELSLIQQQAVEKARVIARQIIETRDYLSRVEQGESERNYALVPQVAASRIAIRITEGSPYYVRQISLRNRNPENRPDAYEAAELTRITSASLPQERFRVVVNGGKEALRYLLPMTAEKSCLACHGSFESAPRFVQERFPKGHPSYNYRVGEIIGAISVSVPMRELYRSIDSNLIHGLLIESAILLLLLVFSGWVIHRAILKPVSTVAKGIERVASTADYTQRIEHSSSDEIGHLVSSFNELMAELERRTLQRAESDERYRNFIEIAQSPIITFLPDGKIVIANQKTETLLGLTKEELLGQSIFEFMADPEPLKTGIRDYSQGVSSGLLGTTSLQTVRNVCGKLFEVEMVISVSQTDQEAMFTAILRTVKAP from the coding sequence ATGCGCATTACCACCAAACTGACATTGATCATAACGGTGCTGCTGATAACCCTTTTCATGGCGCTGGGCTGGAACTCGTACCAGCATGAGTTGAGTCTGATCCAGCAGCAGGCGGTTGAGAAGGCCCGCGTCATAGCCCGCCAGATCATTGAAACACGTGACTATCTCTCCCGCGTCGAGCAGGGGGAATCGGAAAGGAACTATGCCCTGGTGCCCCAAGTGGCTGCCAGCCGGATCGCAATACGGATCACCGAAGGTTCTCCCTATTACGTCCGGCAGATCTCCTTGCGCAATCGCAACCCGGAAAACAGGCCGGATGCCTACGAAGCCGCAGAACTGACCCGGATTACCTCGGCATCACTGCCACAGGAACGTTTCCGGGTGGTTGTCAACGGCGGCAAGGAGGCCCTGCGCTACCTGCTGCCGATGACGGCGGAAAAATCCTGCCTGGCCTGTCACGGCAGCTTTGAGTCGGCACCACGCTTCGTTCAGGAGCGCTTCCCCAAAGGGCATCCTTCCTACAACTACCGGGTCGGCGAGATAATCGGTGCCATTTCGGTCTCCGTGCCGATGCGGGAGCTGTACCGCTCCATCGACAGCAACCTGATCCACGGGCTGCTGATTGAATCGGCCATTCTGCTGCTGTTGCTGGTCTTTAGCGGATGGGTCATCCACCGCGCCATCCTGAAACCGGTTTCCACCGTTGCCAAAGGAATTGAGCGGGTAGCCAGCACCGCTGACTACACCCAGCGTATCGAACATTCAAGCAGTGACGAGATCGGCCACCTGGTCTCCTCCTTTAACGAACTCATGGCGGAGCTGGAGAGGAGGACCCTCCAGCGGGCCGAGTCTGATGAGCGTTACCGCAACTTCATTGAAATCGCCCAGTCGCCGATCATCACCTTCCTGCCGGATGGCAAGATCGTGATTGCCAACCAGAAAACCGAAACCCTTTTGGGATTGACCAAGGAAGAGTTGCTCGGCCAGAGCATCTTCGAGTTCATGGCCGATCCGGAACCGCTCAAGACAGGTATCAGGGACTACTCCCAGGGCGTCAGCAGCGGCCTGCTCGGCACCACCAGCCTCCAGACCGTGCGCAACGTCTGTGGCAAGCTGTTTGAGGTGGAGATGGTGATATCGGTCTCGCAGACGGATCAGGAGGCGATGTTCACGGCCATACTCAGGACGGTAAAGGCCCCATAG